In one Actinomyces trachealis genomic region, the following are encoded:
- a CDS encoding DUF998 domain-containing protein, with the protein MSAPHTVWPAPAGQPGQPEAPGRSEGSGRSAGPGHTAGPRQAARGRGRLRSRLLAGLVVTTYNSWVLWWLNDDPLVAHGYLSELAAQDQPYQWLFRLGDLLAAVCLLLTAWWGHQAWRPWLGSWARWVAASVAVAGLGTALDASFNLPCAESRDAVCAATPYLVRHLHELASVLVGSALVAAIALVAWALARRDGWGRRPVSVAALALLVSGLMVGSVLLPLALPASRGPVQALQVLLCSAWVGLLALRLEGADRA; encoded by the coding sequence ATGAGCGCCCCACACACCGTCTGGCCCGCACCGGCGGGGCAGCCTGGGCAGCCGGAGGCTCCCGGGCGGTCCGAGGGGTCCGGCAGGTCCGCCGGGCCTGGGCATACGGCGGGGCCACGGCAGGCTGCCAGGGGCCGGGGGCGGCTGCGGTCCCGGCTGCTGGCCGGGCTGGTTGTGACCACCTACAACAGCTGGGTGCTCTGGTGGCTCAACGACGACCCCCTGGTGGCGCACGGCTACCTGTCTGAGCTGGCGGCCCAGGATCAGCCCTACCAGTGGCTCTTCCGCCTGGGTGACCTGCTGGCTGCCGTCTGCCTGCTGTTGACGGCCTGGTGGGGGCACCAGGCATGGAGGCCCTGGCTGGGGTCCTGGGCTCGGTGGGTTGCCGCGTCCGTGGCGGTGGCCGGGCTGGGTACGGCCCTGGACGCCTCCTTCAACCTGCCGTGCGCGGAGAGCCGGGACGCGGTGTGTGCCGCCACCCCCTACCTGGTGCGGCACCTGCACGAGCTGGCCTCCGTGCTGGTGGGGTCGGCGCTGGTGGCGGCTATCGCCCTGGTGGCTTGGGCCCTGGCGCGGCGCGACGGCTGGGGGCGGCGGCCTGTGAGCGTGGCGGCCCTGGCCCTGCTGGTGTCCGGCCTGATGGTGGGCAGCGTGCTGCTGCCCCTGGCTCTGCCCGCCTCCCGGGGCCCGGTGCAGGCGCTGCAGGTGCTCTTGTGCTCAGCCTGGGTGGGGCTGCTGGCTCTGCGGCTGGAGGGCGCGGACCGTGCGTGA